A section of the Bombus terrestris chromosome 2, iyBomTerr1.2, whole genome shotgun sequence genome encodes:
- the LOC100647957 gene encoding adrenodoxin-like protein 1, mitochondrial, translating to MTLLLKLSAWKNLIKRSFSPRNQIITISKFDIHTSEYSFHGEYEMQDPKSEADIVNVTFIDKMGKRIPIKGKVGDNVLYLAHRYGIEMEGACEASLACTTCHIYVHHDYIDKLPTAEEKEEDLLDLAPFLKENSRLGCQIILTKELDGIELELPQATRNFYVDGHTPAAH from the exons ATGACACTTCTTCTGAAGCTTTCAGCATGGAAAAATCTAATAAAAAGATCATTTTCACCAAGGaatcaaataataacaatatcaaAATTCGATATTCATACGTCAGAAT ATTCTTTCCATGGTGAATATGAAATGCAAGACCCAAAATCAGAAGCTGATAT TGTTAATGTTACTTTTATTGATAAAATGGGAAAAAGAATACCTATAAAAGGGAAAGTGGGAGATAATGTACTGTATTTAGCCCATAGATATGGAATTGAAATGGAAGGTGCTTGCGAAGCATCTCTTGCTTGTACCACTTGTCACATATATGTACATCATGATTATATAGATAAACTCCCAACAGCTGAAGAAAAGGAGGAGGATTTATTAGATTTAGctccatttttaaaagaaaattctagATTAG gttGTCAAATTATATTAACGAAAGAATTAGATGGTATAGAATTAGAACTGCCTCAAGCAACAAGGAATTTCTATGTAGATGGCCACACACCAGCTGCACATTAA